The following proteins come from a genomic window of Oncorhynchus kisutch isolate 150728-3 unplaced genomic scaffold, Okis_V2 Okis06b-Okis10b_hom, whole genome shotgun sequence:
- the alkbh7 gene encoding alpha-ketoglutarate-dependent dioxygenase alkB homolog 7, mitochondrial isoform X2, translating to MRLLITVARRIHKRPLYTPTSCLSSAASCSGAATNSSLQFRDDQLVCGSTGELVQRLRGQVEVRTEFISEEEEGALMKELEPGLRKKRYEFDHWDDAIHGYRETERAQWGAVCEGVMDRLRAVAFSEGSPLLGPVHVLDLDKAGYIKPHIDSVKFCGSTIAGLSLLSDSVMRLVREDEPAEYLNLFLPRRSLYILREFPAIAASLSSAGTFLFEA from the exons ATGAGACTTCTGATTACAGTTGCCAGACGTATTCATAAACGGCCGCTGTACACTCCCACATCATGTCTAAGTTCGGCAGCGAGTTGCTCCGGGGCTGCTACGAACAGCAGCCTGCAGTTCAGAGATGACCAACTGGTCTGCGGTTCGACCGGAGAGCTGGTCCAGAGGCTTCGCGGTCAGGTGGAGGTGAGGACGGAATTCAtaagtgaggaagaggagggtgctCTCATGAAAGAACTTGAGCCTGGGCTGAGGAAGAAACGATACGAGTTCGACCACTGGGACGAT GCGATTCATGGTTACCGGGAGACAGAGCGTGCTCAGTGGGGAGCAGTGTGTGAGGGGGTGATGGATCGCCTCCGAGCTGTGGCTTTCTCTGAGGGCAGCCCTCTCCTAGGCCCTGTGCATGTCCTGGACCTGGACAAGGCTGGATACATCAAACCACACATCGACAGTGTCAAG ttctgTGGCAGCACTATAGCAGGGCTGAGTTTGTTGTCAGACAGTGTGATGCGCTTGGTGAGGGAGGATGAACCCGCTGAATATCTGAACTTGTTTCTGCCCCGTCGCTCTCTCTACATACTCAG AGAGTTCCCCGCCATCGCCGCATCTCTGTCATCTGCCGGAACCTTCCTGTTTGAAGCATGA
- the alkbh7 gene encoding alpha-ketoglutarate-dependent dioxygenase alkB homolog 7, mitochondrial isoform X1: MRLLITVARRIHKRPLYTPTSCLSSAASCSGAATNSSLQFRDDQLVCGSTGELVQRLRGQVEVRTEFISEEEEGALMKELEPGLRKKRYEFDHWDDAIHGYRETERAQWGAVCEGVMDRLRAVAFSEGSPLLGPVHVLDLDKAGYIKPHIDSVKFCGSTIAGLSLLSDSVMRLVREDEPAEYLNLFLPRRSLYILRDQARYKFTHEILKDDESLFSGQRVPRHRRISVICRNLPV, from the exons ATGAGACTTCTGATTACAGTTGCCAGACGTATTCATAAACGGCCGCTGTACACTCCCACATCATGTCTAAGTTCGGCAGCGAGTTGCTCCGGGGCTGCTACGAACAGCAGCCTGCAGTTCAGAGATGACCAACTGGTCTGCGGTTCGACCGGAGAGCTGGTCCAGAGGCTTCGCGGTCAGGTGGAGGTGAGGACGGAATTCAtaagtgaggaagaggagggtgctCTCATGAAAGAACTTGAGCCTGGGCTGAGGAAGAAACGATACGAGTTCGACCACTGGGACGAT GCGATTCATGGTTACCGGGAGACAGAGCGTGCTCAGTGGGGAGCAGTGTGTGAGGGGGTGATGGATCGCCTCCGAGCTGTGGCTTTCTCTGAGGGCAGCCCTCTCCTAGGCCCTGTGCATGTCCTGGACCTGGACAAGGCTGGATACATCAAACCACACATCGACAGTGTCAAG ttctgTGGCAGCACTATAGCAGGGCTGAGTTTGTTGTCAGACAGTGTGATGCGCTTGGTGAGGGAGGATGAACCCGCTGAATATCTGAACTTGTTTCTGCCCCGTCGCTCTCTCTACATACTCAG GGACCAGGCCAGATATAAGTTCACCCATGAGATCCTTAAAGATGATGAGTCTCTTTTCTCTGGACAGAGAGTTCCCCGCCATCGCCGCATCTCTGTCATCTGCCGGAACCTTCCTGTTTGA